A window of the Actinomycetota bacterium genome harbors these coding sequences:
- a CDS encoding methylenetetrahydrofolate reductase — MPLDALTSAEISLPATPDATQVRERIAVLSRHVDLVGLTDNHAGRPRMSPLAAVALAREQGVATVVHVSCRDRNRLALRSEVVGAAALGSEGILCLYGDPVADVPRVRDYTTTRLLAEAREWAAPNDLAIGCVADPFKPDVEAELALLGRKVAAGADFVQTQMVFDPAGLAAFLEQAAEGGKLGDCRVHASVPVIRTARMVDILNQTLPCQIPEKAAAQIAAGGGIDLAVETAMVLAGLDRVHALHVMSWGSEEQAGQVAAAFRAARGAPPERPARA, encoded by the coding sequence ATGCCGCTGGACGCCCTCACCTCCGCCGAGATCTCGCTGCCCGCGACCCCGGACGCGACCCAGGTGCGCGAGCGCATCGCCGTCCTGTCCCGCCACGTCGACCTGGTCGGGCTGACCGACAACCACGCCGGCAGGCCGCGCATGTCGCCGCTGGCCGCGGTCGCCCTGGCCCGCGAGCAGGGGGTGGCGACGGTGGTCCACGTCTCCTGCCGCGACCGCAACCGCCTCGCCCTGCGCTCCGAGGTCGTCGGGGCGGCCGCGCTCGGCTCCGAGGGCATCCTGTGCCTCTATGGCGACCCGGTGGCGGACGTGCCCCGGGTGCGCGACTACACCACCACCAGGCTGCTGGCCGAGGCCAGGGAGTGGGCCGCGCCCAACGACCTGGCCATCGGCTGCGTCGCCGACCCGTTCAAGCCCGACGTCGAGGCCGAGCTGGCCCTGCTCGGCCGCAAGGTCGCCGCCGGGGCCGACTTCGTCCAGACCCAGATGGTGTTCGACCCGGCCGGCCTGGCCGCCTTCCTGGAGCAGGCCGCCGAGGGCGGCAAGCTGGGCGACTGCCGGGTCCACGCCAGCGTCCCGGTGATCCGCACGGCCCGCATGGTCGACATCCTCAACCAGACCCTGCCCTGCCAGATCCCGGAGAAGGCGGCCGCCCAGATCGCCGCCGGCGGGGGCATCGACCTGGCCGTCGAGACGGCCATGGTCCTGGCCGGCCTCGACCGGGTCCATGCCCTGCACGTCATGTCCTGGGGGTCGGAGGAGCAGGCCGGCCAGGTCGCCGCCGCCTTCCGGGCCGCCCGGGGCGCCCCGCCGGAGCGACCCGCCCGGGCCTGA